One Labilithrix sp. genomic window, ACCGCCTGGAGGACGCGGATCTCCTTCTGCGCGTCGACGATGCGCTGCGCGATGCCGGCGACGATCTCCTTGTACGAGCGCCACGGACCCGCGGCCGGGAGCGGGGGGATCGACGGATGCCGCGGCTCTTCCGCCTCGACGGCGGTGGGTCGCGACGGACGCGGCGGCGGGACGCTCCCGCTCTTGGCAGCGGCGCCGTTCTTCCTCGGCTCCTCCGACTCCTTGCCCTTGCGACCGCTCTCACCGGAAGACGCACGGTCGGCCATCACCGCTCATTTTTGCACCTCAGGGCCCTCCTTATCCAGCAAAATGACGCAAATTTCGTGTCCACACCTCGAGTAGCTGCGCTCTACATCTATCCGCTGAAGGGCGCGCGCGCGATCGCGCTCGAGCGATCCGACGTCCTCCGCGGCGGGCTCCGTCACGATCGACGCTTCATGGCGCTCGACGCCGGCGGCAAGTTCGTCACGCAGCGCGAGCATCCGAAGATGGCGCTCGTGACGACCGCTATCGAGGGAGGTGAGCTCGTGCTCTCGCTCCCGTCGGGCACGCGCGCCGCCGTCCCGCTCGACGCCGCGGGGCCGCGCCGCACGGTGAAGGTCTGGGACGACGAGGTCGTCGCCGTCGACGTCGGCGGCGCGGGCGCGGCGCTCCTCTCCGATCACCTCGGGCAGCGCTGCGCGCTCGTGCGGATGCCGCCGGAGACGATCCGACAGGTCGATCGCGACTACGCCCGCGAAGGCGATCGCGTCGGCTTCGCGGACGGCTACCCCGTGCTCGTCGCGTCCCTCGCCTCGCTCGCGGACTTGAACGCGCGGCTCGCGACGCCGGTCGGGATCGATCGCTTCCGCGCGAACGTGATCGTCGACGGCGCGGAGGCGTGGGCGGAAGAAGGCGCCCGCGTGCGCATCGGCGACCTCGCGCTCCGCACGCCGAAGCGCTGCTCCCGCTGCCAGGTCATCACGATCGACCAGACCACCGCGGCGACGAGCAAGGAGCCGCTCCGAACGCTCGCGACGTTCCGGAAGGAGGGCAACAAGGTGAACTTCGCGATGAACGCGATCCCCGACGCGGAGGGATCGATCGCGATCGGCGACCCGGTCGTCTTCGATTCGTTCGACCCGCTTCGTTAGCTGACCGACGCGACGACCTTCTGCAGCACGTCGGTGTCGCGCACGCCCTCGGCCTCGGCGCGGTAGCTCATGACGAGGCGGTGGCGGAGGACGGGGACGACGAGCGCGCGGACGTCCTCGACGTCGGCGGCGGCCTCGCCGCGGAGGGCGGCGCGGGCCTTCGCCGCGAGGACGAGCGCTTGCGAGCCGCGCGGGCCGGCGCCGAAGCGCACGTACTCCGCGACCTCGCGCGGGACGGAGGCGGCGTCGCCGCGATCGCGCGGGCGCGTCGCGCGTCCGAGCGACACCGCGAGCTGCACCGCCGCGTCGGTCACGGGGATGCGCGGCACGAGCGCCTGGAGCGCGCGGACGTCGTCCGCCTCGAGGACGCGCGGCACGGTGCCGATGTCCGAGCTCGTCGTGCGCCGCGCGATCTCGCGCTCTTCGTTCTCGGACGGGTAGTCGACGTGGATCTCGAGGAGGAAGCGATCGAGCTGCGCCTCGGGGAGCGGATACGTGCCTTCCTGCTCGATCGGGTTCCGCGTCGCGAAGACCTGGAACGGATCGGGCAGCGCGTGGGTGCGCGTGCCGACCGTCACGCGCCGCTCCTGCATCGCTTGCAGCAGCGCGGCCTGCGTCTTCGGCGGGGTGCGGTTGATCTCGTCGGCGAGGATCAGGTTGTGGAAGATCGGACCGGCGAGGAAGCGCACGCGGCGGTGCAGCTTGCCCTGATCGTCCTCGTCTTCCTGCAGGACGTCGGTGCCGGTGATGTCGGCGGGGAGGAGGTCGGGCGTGAACTGGACGCGGCCGAACGACAGATCGAGCGCCTCGGCGAGCGACGCGACGAGCAAGGTCTTCGCGAGGCCGGGGACGCCGACGAGCAGCGCGTGGCCGCGCGCGAGGAGCGCGACGAGCATGAGGTCCACGACGTCGACCTGCCCGACGACGCGGTGCCCGATCGCCTCGTGGAGCGACTTCCGTGCTCCCGCCGCGCGGCGCAGGAGCTCGACGTCGCTCGCCGGTCGCGTCTTCTCTTCCTCGCTGTTCACTCGGCTTTCCTCCCACGGGGCGGGCCGACCTGTCAAAGGCAGACGTTGCGACCGCGCGCGGGCGCGTGTACACGCCGGTCTCCGCCATGCAGGTCGCCGCCGCCAGCTCCGCGCCTCCGCCGCCCGCGGCTCCGACGGCGACGGAGCTCGTCACGCGGCCCGAGGCCGGCATCGCGCGCGGGAAATGGGAGGCTCCGGCGTGGGCCTTCTGGGCGATGCTCGGGGTCATCCTCGTCTTCTCCGGCGGGTACGTCCTACGGCGGATGGGCTTCTTCGCGCGGGCGAAGCCGAAGGACTCGAACGTCCCGCCGCCGTCGCGCGGATCGCGCAGGTGACCGCGTGCAGGGGTTCGTAAGGAAGGTCCTCATCGCGATGCTGCTGGGCGTCGCGGTCTACGGCGGGTTCGCGGTGTATCGCGGGCTCGACAAGATGGGCGAGGCGCTGAGCCACTTCGACGCGAGCGCGTTCGTGCTCGCGTGCGGGCTCGCGTTCGCGAACTACGTCATCCGCTACTTCAAGTGGGAGTTCTACCTCGCGCGCCTCGACATCCGCGGAGTGAAGAAGGTGGACAGCTTCTTCACGTTCCTCTCCGGCTTCGTCCTCACGGTGACGCCGGGCAAGGTCGGCGAGGTCTTCAAGTCGCTCATCCTCTTCGAGACGTACGGGGTCGCGATGACGCGGACCGCGCCGATCGTCGTCGCCGAGCGCGCGACCGACGTCGTCGGGATCGTGCTCCTCATCATCTTCGGCGCGACGGTCGGCTTCTCGGGCGGCCTGCTCTGGGCCGGCATCGGCGCGTCGCTCGTGCTCGTGCTGCTGCTCGTGGTCGGCAACCGCCGCCTCTCGCTCGCGATCATCGGCCTGATCGGCAAGCTGCCCGGTCGTTTCGGCAAGATGGCCCCGAAGCTCGAGGCCGCGTACGAGAGCCTCGCGACGATGCTCGCGCCGCGGAACCTCTTCGTCCCTTCCCTCCTCAGCGCGGTGGCGTGGATGATGGAGTGCCTCGCGCTCTGGGTCATCCTGCGCGGCTTCGGCCAGAGCACGAGCGTCGCGCTCTCGACCTTCTTCTACGCGACGAGCACGCTCATCGGCGCGATCGTCCCGGTCCCGGGCGGCCTCGGCGTGACGGAGAGCGCCCTCCTCGGGCAGATGACGGAGCTCGGCCACGTCGAAGCGAACACGGCGACGTCGGCGATGATCCTCGTGCGGTTCGCGACGCTCTGGTTCGCGGTCGTCGTCGGCTTCGTCGCGCTGACGCTGATGAAGCGCCGCTTCCCGAAGCTCCTCGCCGACGACAAGAAGACGGCGATCGAGGCCGGCGTGGCGGAGGCAGCCTCGGCGGCGCCGCTCGACGCCGAGCGCTAGCCTGGCGCGCGGCCGTGGATCCTGAGCAATCCAGGCACGCGGACATAGGCTTCTAAGTAATTGAAATTACGTTCTGTCGGCCTGGCATCCTACCTGCACCTACCTCGGCATGCGGCTGGGTCTCTTCCTCCTCGTTTGCGCGGCGCTCGGCGCGTGTGCGGTCGCGCCTGAGGACGAGGCGGGCGTGAGCGACGCCGCCCTCGGTGCCTGCTCGAAGGCGCAGGCGACGAGCGCCTTGAACCTGCGTGCGACGCCGGGGCCGCTCGGCTCGTTGATCAAGACGATGCCGGCGGGGACGGCGGTCGACGTCCTCGAGATCGTCGAAGCGGGCGAGGCGCAGGGTTGGGCGCGCGTCCGTGCGGGCGCGGACGAGGGCTGGGCGAAGGCGACGTACCTCGAGTGCGCGGAGGAGCGGCCGGTGCTCCACGCCGTGCACGTCGACGCCGACGTCGCGATCGACGGCGCGGTCGAGCCGGCCTGGGGCGCCGCGCCGCCGGCGACCTTCGACACCGACTGGTCGGGCAAGACGACGGCGACGAAGACGACCGTACGCGCGCTCTGGTCGGAGCATGCACTCTACATGCTGTTCGTGCTCGAGGGCGCGGGCTTCCACGTGGACAGGTCGCGCCCGATCTCGGTCGAGCGCGACAAGCTCTACGAGGAGGACTGCGTCGAGGTCTTCCTCGCGCCCGATCCGGCGCAGCGGAAGAAGTACTACGAGATCGAGCTCGGGCCGTACGGGCACTGGTTCGATCTCGCGATCGATCGCGACCGCGGCACGAGCGACGTCCGCTGGTCGAGCGGCGCGCAGATCGCGACCCACCCCGTCCCCGAGGCGAAGGTCGCGATCATCGAGGTCGCGCTCCGCAGCCCCGACGTCGTGCGCGCGCTGAAGCGCGGCGCCTCCCTTCCGATGAACATGTTCCGGATGGAGGGGAAGAGCCCGCGCCAGTACCTCGCCTGGAGCCCGACGAAGACGCCGCGACCGAACTTCCACGTGCCCGAGGCCTTCGGCACGTTGGTCCTCGAGTAGCTCACGGCTACGGCTGCTCTACTGCTGCTCGTCCGTCGGCAGCGCGCACTCGTCGATGCTCGGGGCGGCGCTGCCGGACTCGGCGGGCGCGTTCGAGTCGTTCGGGCCCTCGCTCCTCGGCGTGCCGTCGCCGGGGATGCCGGTCGTCGGCCCGCCGCTCTCACCGCGCGGCGCGTTGGTCGGCTCCGCGGGCACGGTCGTGTTCTGGTCGTGACGCAGGGGGCACGTCGGCGCGGTCGACTGCGACGTGGCGACGTCCGCGTCGTCTCCCACCCCCGCGGCGCATCCCACAATCGCGAGCACGAGGCTCAACCCAAACGCGCGGCTCGACATCGTCTCCTCCGCACCAACACCGTTGCATCCCGCGCGCCACTTTGGCGGCCACGCGCAACCGCCGCGAAACCACGCCTCGACCGCGCCGCGCGACCCCAAAAGCCCAAGCAGCCAAGCGCCCTGAGACGAGCGCATCCGCCACACACGTTGCACGCCTCACGCGTCGACTCGTATCAGCAACTCGACCGAGCCGGTCCATGCACGCCACTGCATGGTGCTGGAGCCACCCCCGCAAGGTCGAGCCATCCGAGCTCGAGCCAACTGCGGTGGTCGCATCGTCGTGTGGTTGCGCTGCACCAACCGCGCTATCGAGCTCGAGCCGGCTCGCCTGGTTGCGCGAACCTGCGCAATCGCACCGGCGGCAAATCCGCGGTCGCGCACGGGGCGCCATCCGCGGGGCGAGCCGCGGGGGCGAGCCGCGGGGGTAATCCGCGGGCAGGGAGCCAATACGCGGAGACAATCGCGGGGCGAGCCAATACGCGAGGGCAAAGCCAATCCGCGTGAGCGAGCCAATACGCATGGGCAAGCCAATCCGCGTGCGCGTGGCGCACCTATCCGCGGGCACACCAATACGCGGCGGCGCACCCAATCCACGGGGGCGCGCCAATCCACGGGGGCGCACCAATCCACGGGGGCGAGCCAATCCACGGGGGCGCACCAATCCACGGGGGCGCGCCAATCCACGGGGGTGCGCCAATACGCGGGGGCGAGCCAACCGCGGGGCGCGCCGATCCGCCAGGCGCGTGTCGTGCTTGCGTGCGGGGCGTAAGTGCGTTGGCTGAGCGTCGTGGTGGTGCTGCTTCGTGCGGCGGTGCGATCGACGTCGGATTCGCGACCCGTTGACAACCTGAGCTGCGTGCCCATGTTGGCGTCCGCATGACGTTCCCCACGCAAGAGAAGGTGCTCGGCTAGAAGGCTCGTTGCCCCTCTTTCCTTCGTCAGCGTGTTGCTGCGCCGGGTGCTCGGCGGCCCCCAGGGCTGCGCCGAGTCCCCCCTCGTCCCGACGCACACGAACCGGAGCCCCGCGCAAACGCGAGCCCCGTGGCTCACGCACGCCACGCGCGCAGTTCGCCTTGCCGCGCTCCTTCACGCCGTGCGGGAGCTTCGCGTCTCCGCGGTCCTTCACGTTGCGTGGTCGCATCTCCTCTCCGCGTGGACGCTTCGCGGCTCCGCGCTCCTTCACGTCGCGCGGGGGCTTCGCGTCGCCGCGCTCCTTCACGTTGCGCGGGGGCTTCGCGGCTCCGCGCTCCTTCACGTCGCGCGGGCACATCGCGGCTCCGCGCTCCTTCACGTTGCGCGGGGGCTTCGCCTCGCCGCGCTCCTTCACGTCGCGCGGGGGCTTTGCGTCGCCGTGCTGGCGTTCTTGCGGGGTAGTAGGAGCGGTTTCCTACGCCGGGATAGCCTCCCGGAGAGGCTCGTTCGACTCGAGCCCCCGCACCCGAGCTCGCGTGTGCGTGCACCGCCGGCGGCGCGCGGCCCGCCGTGCCCGCGCGACGGCGCGCGGGTTCTCCACAAGTTTCCCACCGCAAAGTGGGAAAAACGTCGGACCGTTCGGATCCGAACAATCGGACCCCGTCCGACTGCGCACGGGTTGCCGACGGGCTGTGCACACGGCGCGTGGCCGGCGAGCGCCGCGGGACGCCGCACCTCCCGTGCACGCGCGTCGGCGGCTCGGTGCCCATCCCTATCCCCATCCCTCAGGACTTCACGATTCGTGGCGCCGGTTGGGCGTCGCGACGTCGCGGCCTTCGCGCCGCCATAGGAGACTCTCATGCTCGATCAGACTCGAATTCGTCACGACATTGCTCAATTGAATGCAGACTGCATACATCTCAAGAAGCTGCTGCGCGCCACGTGGACGCGGCCCATGGCCGATGAGCAGCGGCGGCAGGCTCGCGTGCGCCGGAAGCTCACCGAGCTCTTCGTCGTCCTCGCGGCGGCGCGCGGGCGGCTCCATGTCGTGCGCCCGCCTCGCGACGTCGACCCCACGACCTGGGACGCCGCCGCGTATCATCGACGCGTGAGCGAACGCCTCGCCGCCGAATACGCCGCCGCGGTCGCGACGCCCACGGAGGTGCGCACGTGAGCGGGCTCTTCGACATCGCCGGGAACCTCACCAACAAAGCGTTCCGCGAGGACCTTCCCGCCGTCCTCGATCGCGCCGCCGCGGCCGGCGTGCGCGGGATCGTCGTCGCCGGCGTCAGCACGAGCACGTCGCGGCGCGGCTGGCAGATGGCGGCCGACGAGCGACGGCCCGGCCTCACGCTCGTCGCGACCTCCGGCATCCACCCGCATCACGCGTCGGACGCCTCGCGCGAGGCGCTCGCCGAGATCGCCGAGCTCGCGCGCAAGGAACGCGTCGTCGCGGTCGGTGAGTGCGGGCTGGACTACAACCGCAACTTCTCGCCGCCGGAGGCGCAGCG contains:
- a CDS encoding SH3 domain-containing protein, with translation MRLGLFLLVCAALGACAVAPEDEAGVSDAALGACSKAQATSALNLRATPGPLGSLIKTMPAGTAVDVLEIVEAGEAQGWARVRAGADEGWAKATYLECAEERPVLHAVHVDADVAIDGAVEPAWGAAPPATFDTDWSGKTTATKTTVRALWSEHALYMLFVLEGAGFHVDRSRPISVERDKLYEEDCVEVFLAPDPAQRKKYYEIELGPYGHWFDLAIDRDRGTSDVRWSSGAQIATHPVPEAKVAIIEVALRSPDVVRALKRGASLPMNMFRMEGKSPRQYLAWSPTKTPRPNFHVPEAFGTLVLE
- a CDS encoding AAA family ATPase; this translates as MLVALLARGHALLVGVPGLAKTLLVASLAEALDLSFGRVQFTPDLLPADITGTDVLQEDEDDQGKLHRRVRFLAGPIFHNLILADEINRTPPKTQAALLQAMQERRVTVGTRTHALPDPFQVFATRNPIEQEGTYPLPEAQLDRFLLEIHVDYPSENEEREIARRTTSSDIGTVPRVLEADDVRALQALVPRIPVTDAAVQLAVSLGRATRPRDRGDAASVPREVAEYVRFGAGPRGSQALVLAAKARAALRGEAAADVEDVRALVVPVLRHRLVMSYRAEAEGVRDTDVLQKVVASVS
- a CDS encoding MOSC domain-containing protein codes for the protein MSTPRVAALYIYPLKGARAIALERSDVLRGGLRHDRRFMALDAGGKFVTQREHPKMALVTTAIEGGELVLSLPSGTRAAVPLDAAGPRRTVKVWDDEVVAVDVGGAGAALLSDHLGQRCALVRMPPETIRQVDRDYAREGDRVGFADGYPVLVASLASLADLNARLATPVGIDRFRANVIVDGAEAWAEEGARVRIGDLALRTPKRCSRCQVITIDQTTAATSKEPLRTLATFRKEGNKVNFAMNAIPDAEGSIAIGDPVVFDSFDPLR
- a CDS encoding flippase-like domain-containing protein, whose translation is MQGFVRKVLIAMLLGVAVYGGFAVYRGLDKMGEALSHFDASAFVLACGLAFANYVIRYFKWEFYLARLDIRGVKKVDSFFTFLSGFVLTVTPGKVGEVFKSLILFETYGVAMTRTAPIVVAERATDVVGIVLLIIFGATVGFSGGLLWAGIGASLVLVLLLVVGNRRLSLAIIGLIGKLPGRFGKMAPKLEAAYESLATMLAPRNLFVPSLLSAVAWMMECLALWVILRGFGQSTSVALSTFFYATSTLIGAIVPVPGGLGVTESALLGQMTELGHVEANTATSAMILVRFATLWFAVVVGFVALTLMKRRFPKLLADDKKTAIEAGVAEAASAAPLDAER